A region from the Arachis ipaensis cultivar K30076 chromosome B01, Araip1.1, whole genome shotgun sequence genome encodes:
- the LOC107620351 gene encoding early nodulin-16-like codes for MASIQNVSPFPLFFLIIMMSTTLLLLIFNSEGREFLVGGSEDSWKVPLPSPDFLNRWAGTHRFKIGDALIFKYDNMTESVQMVPEEDYESCERVGDDHQRFNDGNTKVILRSSGPIHFISGQESHCHMGLKLAVVVMSAIHHHQPTSPNHSLPLPPSPSPAAPLSSNQGALARTPPAGFIMGFEVSLVMLFFIVI; via the exons ATGGCTTCCATACAAAATGTATCTCCATTTCCATTATTCTTCTTGATCATCATGATGTCAACGACATTGTTGCTACTAATTTTCAACTCTGAAGGCAGAGAATTTTTGGTTGGAGGCAGTGAAGATTCTTGGAAGGTTCCACTTCCATCACCAGATTTTCTCAACCGGTGGGCTGGCACCCACCGCTTCAAAATCGGTGATGCCCTCA TATTCAAATACGACAACATGACAGAATCGGTGCAAATGGTGCCTGAGGAGGACTATGAAAGTTGTGAGAGGGTTGGAGATGATCACCAGAGATTCAACGATGGGAATACCAAAGTGATTTTGAGGAGTTCAGGTCCAATTCACTTCATAAGTGGACAAGAATCTCATTGCCACATGGGTTTGAAGCTTGCAGTGGTTGTTATGTCTGCCATTCACCACCACCAACCAACTTCTCCTAATCATTCACTGCCCCTGCCTCCCTCGCCCTCGCCGGCGGCGCCACTGTCAAGTAATCAAGGTGCTCTTGCTCGCACTCCACCTGCCGGATTCATCATGGGTTTCGAAGTTTCATTGGTCATGCTGTTCTTCATCGTTATTTGA
- the LOC107641296 gene encoding signal recognition particle receptor subunit alpha has product MLEQLLIFTRGGLILWTCRELGNALKGSPIDTLIRSCLLEERSGDASYNYDAPGASYSLKWTFHNDLGLVFVAVYQRILHLLYVDDLLAAVKREFSQIYDEKRTEYRDFDEIFRQLKAEAEARAEDLKKANPVGRTVAGGGGNSNSKKQGLGHKVGSEGGGGGKKKSSGGDGDGDGDRKKGGRLENGHTNDNFVVVKETNLKGSSVNGKENESSNLGAFDVNRLQKLRSKGGNGKKGGDGAVSAKGPSKAEPPKKAVKKNRVWDDSTPETKLDFTDHGADDGGDRKVDFLAKEQGESMMDKDEVVSSDSEDEEEEDGDDTGKNSKPDAKKKGWFSSMFQSIAGKANLEKSDLEPALKALKDRLMTKNVAEEIAEKLCESVAASLEGKKLASFTRISSTVHAAMEEALVRILTPRRSIDILRDVHAAKEQRKPYVVVFVGVNGVGKSTNLAKVAYWLQQHNVSVMMAACDTFRSGAVEQLRTHARRLEIPIFEKGYEKDPAVVAKEAIQEASRNGSDVVLVDTAGRMQDNEPLMRALSKLIYLNNPDLVLFVGEALVGNDAVDQLSKFNQKLADLSTSSTPRLIDGILLTKFDTIDDKVGAALSMVYISGAPVMFVGCGQSYTDLKKLNVKSIVKTLLK; this is encoded by the exons ATGTTGGAGCAGTTGTTGATATTTACGAGGGGAGGCTTGATCCTGTGGACATGCAGGGAGCTCGGTAACGCCCTCAAGGGTTCTCCGATCGACACCTTGATTCGATCTTGTTTGTTGGAAGAGCGATCCGGTGACGCCAGCTACAACTACGATGCACCTGGAGCTTCTTACTCCCTCAAGTGGACCTTCCACAACGATCTAGGGCTTGTTTTTGTTGCGGTCTACCAGCGGATTCTCCACCTCCTTTATGTCGACGATCTTCTCGCCGCCGTCAAGCGCGAATTCTCGCAGATCTACGACGAGAAGAGGACGGAGTACCGAGATTTTGACGAGATTTTCCGCCAGCTGAAGGCGGAGGCTGAGGCACGAGCTGAGGATCTCAAGAAGGCGAATCCTGTTGGGAGGACCGTCGCCGGTGGCGGTGGGAATAGCAACAGCAAGAAGCAGGGGTTAGGGCACAAGGTTGGATCcgaaggtggtggtggtggtaagaaGAAGAGCAGTGGTGGTGATGGAGATGGTGATGGTGATAGGAAGAAAGGGGGTAGATTGGAGAATGGACACACTAATGATAATTTTGTTGTAGTTAAAGAGACTAACTTGAAAGGTAGTAGTGTGAATGGTAAGGAGAATGAGAGCTCCAATCTTGGGGCTTTTGATGTAAATAGGCTTCAAAAGCTTAGGTCCAAAGGTGGGAATGGGAAGAAGGGAGGTGATGGTGCTGTTTCTGCCAAGGGTCCTTCCAAGGCGGAGCCTCCAAAGAAGGCAGTGAAGAAGAATAGGGTTTGGGATGATTCGACCCCTGAGACCAAACTGGATTTTACAGATCATGGGGCTGATGATGGTGGGGATAGGAAAGTTGATTTTCTGGCTAAAGAGCAAGGGGAGAGTATGATGGATAAGGATGAAGTTGTTAGCAGCGATAGCGAGGATGAAGAGGAGGAGGATGGTGATGACACTGGGAAGAACAGTAAGCCTGATGCTAAGAAGAAGGGCTGGTTTTCCTCTATGTTCCAGAG TATTGCTGGGAAAGCAAATTTGGAGAAGTCAGACTTGGAACCAGCTTTGAAAGCTCTGAAGGATAGGCTGATGACCAAGAATGTG GCTGAGGAAATAGCGGAGAAACTATGTGAATCAGTGGCAGCAAGTCTTGAAGGAAAGAAGCTAGCTTCATTTACAAGGATATCTTCAACAGTGCAT GCTGCAATGGAAGAAGCCCTTGTGCGTATTTTAACCCCTAGACGCTCTATTGACATATTGAGGGATGTGCATGCTGCCAAGGAGCAAAGGAAACCATATGTTGTTGTATTTGTTGGAGTTAATGGAGTTGGAAAATCTACTAATCTGGCTAAG GTTGCGTACTGGCTTCAGCAACACAACGTCAGTGTCATGATGGCTGCATGTGATACATTTCGGTCAGGGGCTGTTGAGCAGCTGCGGACCCATGCACGCAGACTTgag ATCCCTATATTCGAGAAGGGTTATGAGAAAGATCCTGCTGTTGTGGCAAAAGAAGCAATTCAGGAAGCTTCACGTAATGGTTCTGATGTGGTTCTGGTTGATACCGCTGGTCGTATGCAG GACAATGAACCACTGATGAGAGCACTTTCAAAGCTCATATACCTCAACAATCCTGACCTGGTTCTATTTGTCGGAGAAGCACTGGTTGGTAATGATGCTGTTGATCAGCTTTCGAAGTTCAATCAG AAATTGGCAGACCTTTCTACTTCTTCCACACCCAGATTAATAGATGGGATCTTGCTCACAAAGTTTGACACCATTGATGATAAG GTTGGAGCTGCGCTCTCTATGGTATACATATCTGGAGCTCCGGTCATGTTTGTGGGTTGCGGACAGTCCTATACCGATCTTAAGAAACTGAATGTTAAATCAATTGTGAAGACCCTCCTTAAGTGA